One Deltaproteobacteria bacterium genomic window carries:
- a CDS encoding BrnT family toxin: MDVFFEWDPQKASANLRKHGISFDEASTVFNDPLAAIFDDEDHSEEEIREIIIGHSIKNDLMVVCFTERAKGIVRIFSARLATRKERKDYEENRK; encoded by the coding sequence ATGGATGTATTTTTCGAGTGGGACCCCCAAAAAGCATCCGCTAACCTTCGTAAGCACGGAATAAGTTTTGATGAAGCGAGTACAGTTTTCAATGACCCCTTGGCTGCCATCTTCGATGATGAGGATCACTCTGAAGAAGAAATACGAGAAATCATCATCGGTCACTCCATTAAAAACGATCTAATGGTGGTCTGTTTTACCGAACGAGCCAAAGGCATCGTCCGTATTTTCAGCGCACGTTTGGCAACCAGGAAGGAACGCAAAGATTATGAAGAGAACCGCAAATAA